A genomic window from Sphingobacterium sp. BN32 includes:
- a CDS encoding TCR/Tet family MFS transporter: MLAKINTKSGLFFIFLTVVLDSIGLGIIIPVMPALIKELIHGDISQASSYGGWLTFCYAFMQFFFAAVLGNLSDRYGRRPVLLCSLFGFAINYILIGFAPSIFWLFVGRIVAGITGASHTVAAAYIADVSTPQNKAQNFGLLGAAFGLGFIIGPVLGGLLGHYGPRVPFFAAAGLTFFNFLYGYFIVPESLKPENRRPFSWKNANPIGSFRHIGRYVHIQPLVLCIFLINIAAHAVQSTWSYYTMERFDWNERMIGYSLGFIGVLLTIVQAGLIRIIIPKIGIPKSIIFGLLLSCISFLMMGLAGSTAMLYISSIFYVFSGIAGPAIQSSISNQTPANEQGQIQGGLTCIISLTAIIGPLMMTSLFSFFTKKSTTLYMPSAPFYLASLLGLIACLTALQYFRKRPKD, from the coding sequence ATGCTGGCGAAAATCAACACTAAATCTGGGCTATTTTTCATCTTTCTCACTGTGGTATTAGACTCAATAGGTCTGGGTATAATCATCCCGGTGATGCCCGCCTTGATCAAAGAGCTAATTCATGGAGATATCAGCCAAGCCTCCTCCTATGGCGGATGGCTTACATTCTGCTATGCCTTTATGCAGTTTTTCTTTGCGGCAGTACTAGGCAATTTAAGCGATCGATATGGACGAAGACCGGTACTGTTATGTTCGTTATTTGGCTTCGCCATAAATTACATCCTGATTGGATTTGCACCGAGCATATTTTGGCTGTTTGTAGGTCGTATTGTTGCCGGTATCACGGGAGCTAGCCATACCGTCGCAGCAGCTTATATCGCGGATGTCAGCACGCCACAGAACAAAGCGCAAAACTTTGGTTTATTAGGTGCAGCGTTTGGATTAGGATTTATAATCGGCCCTGTATTAGGCGGTTTACTTGGTCATTATGGACCAAGAGTGCCGTTCTTCGCTGCCGCAGGCTTAACATTCTTCAATTTTCTTTACGGTTATTTCATTGTTCCAGAGTCGTTGAAACCCGAAAACAGACGGCCCTTTAGCTGGAAAAATGCTAACCCCATCGGGAGCTTCCGACATATTGGTCGTTATGTGCATATTCAGCCACTCGTCCTTTGTATCTTCCTGATCAATATTGCTGCCCATGCTGTTCAAAGCACCTGGTCCTACTATACCATGGAGCGATTCGATTGGAATGAACGGATGATTGGTTATTCACTCGGATTTATCGGGGTCTTATTAACTATCGTGCAAGCCGGCTTAATACGAATCATCATCCCTAAAATAGGAATACCGAAAAGCATCATCTTTGGACTTTTACTGAGCTGTATCTCCTTCCTGATGATGGGCCTAGCAGGTTCAACTGCCATGCTCTATATCTCCAGTATTTTCTACGTGTTCTCCGGCATCGCCGGCCCGGCGATACAGAGTTCGATCTCTAATCAAACGCCAGCAAACGAGCAGGGGCAGATACAAGGGGGATTGACCTGCATTATCAGTTTGACCGCTATCATCGGCCCATTGATGATGACCAGCCTATTTTCGTTCTTTACGAAAAAGAGCACCACGCTGTATATGCCTAGTGCTCCATTTTATCTCGCTAGTTTATTAGGCTTAATCGCCTGTCTGACTGCCTTACAATATTTTAGAAAACGACCGAAAGATTAA
- a CDS encoding glycosyltransferase family 4 protein — translation MRILIIHNQYQHIGGEDFVMRQEMDILLKEHEVELYSVKNVKGLKGYLQYLTYPCNWKETKRIRSKVEEFKPDIIHIHNIHYALGPLFILHLKKLGIPMLMTLHNFRLICPSATLFHDGNIYLESIKAKFPWDAVKKKVLENSYVKTFWTAMTYWIHRNRGTFDAIDQYIVLSDFAKRIFAESSFPVPTEKFIVKPNFVAQIDPDSIVDDGSFIYIGRLSEEKGILPLLHAWKATNHPLKIFGTGPLQHEVEQICNHSENIHYMGFQSREAISRHLAGATALVVPSVCYEAMPLSVLEAYSAGVPVLASNIGILTEMVVPLYTGLLFDPHHHTDIIQRLAEWVNLDATKKLEIQENCRREYLQKYERTLVMKQLEQIYQQVLAKGKGE, via the coding sequence ATGCGGATTCTCATCATTCATAATCAATACCAACATATTGGGGGCGAAGATTTCGTCATGCGACAAGAAATGGATATCCTCCTGAAAGAGCATGAAGTAGAGCTGTATTCCGTAAAGAACGTCAAAGGACTGAAAGGCTATCTGCAGTACTTAACTTACCCTTGTAATTGGAAAGAAACCAAGCGCATCCGTTCGAAAGTGGAGGAATTTAAACCTGATATTATCCACATCCACAATATACATTATGCATTGGGCCCGCTGTTTATTCTGCATTTGAAGAAATTGGGCATTCCTATGCTTATGACGCTGCATAACTTCCGTTTGATCTGTCCGTCGGCAACATTATTTCATGACGGCAATATCTACCTGGAGTCCATCAAGGCAAAGTTCCCTTGGGATGCTGTGAAAAAGAAAGTATTGGAAAATTCCTACGTCAAAACCTTCTGGACAGCAATGACCTATTGGATTCATCGCAATCGAGGAACTTTTGATGCTATTGATCAGTACATTGTGCTTTCAGATTTTGCGAAAAGAATATTTGCCGAGTCGAGTTTCCCGGTTCCGACGGAGAAGTTTATTGTGAAGCCAAATTTTGTGGCGCAAATAGACCCGGATAGTATCGTTGATGATGGATCCTTTATTTACATCGGTCGCTTATCAGAAGAGAAAGGTATACTCCCTCTGCTACATGCGTGGAAAGCGACAAACCATCCGTTGAAGATCTTTGGCACCGGCCCACTACAACATGAGGTAGAACAGATTTGTAATCATTCGGAAAATATACATTACATGGGCTTTCAGTCGCGCGAAGCCATCAGTCGACATCTGGCGGGCGCAACAGCACTCGTTGTCCCTTCTGTCTGTTATGAAGCCATGCCCCTGTCAGTATTGGAGGCATACTCTGCCGGCGTACCGGTGCTGGCAAGCAATATTGGAATATTAACAGAAATGGTTGTACCTTTGTATACAGGTCTACTTTTTGACCCACACCATCACACCGACATTATTCAGCGATTAGCGGAATGGGTCAATTTAGATGCTACAAAGAAATTAGAGATTCAAGAGAATTGTCGTCGTGAATATCTGCAGAAATACGAGCGTACTTTGGTGATGAAGCAACTCGAGCAAATTTACCAGCAGGTATTGGCAAAAGGAAAAGGAGAATAG
- a CDS encoding transglycosylase domain-containing protein has product MKREAKSSNLTEEDVKRYTRNFWKILIGLVLLGALFLLSVRIGIFGKLPTFKDLENPKSNLASEIITDDNRVLGTYYVHNRSNVKYSELSPFLVQALVSTEDKRFYEHSGIDYSRTLSTVLLTLSGNKQGGSTITQQLALNLFGEQRARSSVKRIMQKFQEWITAVRLERNYTKEEIIMMYFNTVDFGAYNTFGIKSAARTYFNTTPDKLTAEQAALLVGMLKGPGQYSPVRQAERALQRRNLVLSNMRNQNFITAEDYAKASEKPLGLKLTISNYGEGLAPYFRAVLKEEIKKEFQRLAITKPDGTPYDLDRDGLKIYTPINYKMQQHAEDAQKEWMTRLQREFDKQWKRRNAFTGKNANLLEKGMKRSDRYIALKAEGLSDAQIRKEFDKKVQMNLFTWKGNIDTTMTPMDSIKYTKLFLRNAMMAMEPKTGYIKAWVGGINFEHFKYDQVRLGTRQVGSTAKPFVYAYAIDNGYGPCVSIPNHSRTYGNWTPRGTQQGGDPITLKNAIKYSQNYASAYLINEVGAANVADLTKRMGVNSNIPNELSIALGSYDASLYDMVGAYSAFVNQGTWVEPTMILRVEDKNGAPIYEKAPKVLKALNSETAYAMVDMLKGVVDGGTGNRLRWDPNFGGLKNPIGGKTGTTNDNSDAWFIGVTPDLVAGVWTGAEDRGISFSSMQYGQGAAAAMPVFGLFMKRVYADKDLHYTQEDFPMPPGGITRFEMNCSNFSQFYGNDPGRTETPLTEDDRLGF; this is encoded by the coding sequence ATGAAGAGAGAAGCAAAAAGTAGTAATCTTACCGAAGAAGACGTAAAAAGGTATACGCGTAATTTCTGGAAAATCTTAATTGGACTGGTGTTGCTAGGCGCACTATTTCTACTCAGTGTCCGCATCGGTATTTTCGGAAAATTACCAACCTTCAAAGACTTAGAAAATCCCAAAAGTAATTTAGCATCTGAAATTATTACCGACGATAACCGCGTATTAGGTACCTATTACGTGCATAATCGTTCTAATGTAAAATATTCTGAATTATCTCCATTCCTAGTGCAGGCCTTGGTTTCCACGGAAGACAAGCGTTTCTATGAGCACTCGGGTATCGATTATTCTCGTACGCTATCGACGGTTTTATTGACCTTAAGTGGAAATAAGCAAGGCGGTAGTACAATTACCCAGCAATTAGCATTAAATCTATTTGGTGAGCAAAGAGCACGTAGTTCCGTGAAACGGATCATGCAGAAGTTCCAGGAATGGATTACCGCAGTTCGTTTAGAGCGTAATTATACCAAAGAAGAGATCATTATGATGTACTTCAATACGGTAGACTTTGGCGCCTATAATACCTTCGGTATTAAGTCGGCCGCTAGAACTTACTTCAATACGACTCCTGATAAGTTAACTGCCGAGCAGGCAGCATTGTTAGTTGGGATGTTGAAAGGTCCGGGGCAGTATTCACCGGTTAGACAAGCTGAACGTGCATTGCAACGCCGTAATTTGGTGTTGTCGAATATGCGTAATCAGAATTTTATCACTGCGGAGGATTATGCAAAAGCGTCAGAGAAACCTTTAGGTTTGAAACTAACGATTTCAAACTATGGTGAGGGTTTAGCTCCCTATTTCCGTGCGGTGTTAAAAGAAGAGATTAAAAAAGAATTTCAGCGTCTAGCGATCACAAAACCCGATGGCACACCCTATGATTTAGATCGTGATGGATTGAAAATCTACACGCCGATCAACTATAAGATGCAACAGCATGCTGAAGACGCTCAGAAAGAGTGGATGACGCGCTTGCAGCGTGAGTTTGATAAACAATGGAAGCGTCGTAATGCATTTACCGGTAAGAACGCAAATCTTTTAGAAAAAGGAATGAAGCGTTCAGATCGTTATATCGCGTTGAAGGCAGAAGGTTTGTCGGATGCGCAGATCCGTAAGGAGTTTGATAAGAAAGTTCAGATGAATCTATTCACTTGGAAAGGTAATATCGATACCACGATGACGCCAATGGATTCTATCAAATATACAAAGCTATTCTTGCGCAATGCGATGATGGCGATGGAGCCAAAGACCGGCTATATCAAAGCTTGGGTCGGTGGTATTAACTTCGAACATTTTAAATATGATCAGGTGCGCTTAGGTACTCGTCAGGTAGGTTCGACGGCGAAGCCTTTCGTTTATGCGTATGCGATTGATAACGGTTATGGACCATGTGTATCTATTCCTAACCATTCTAGAACTTACGGTAACTGGACACCTCGCGGAACACAGCAGGGTGGTGACCCTATTACCTTGAAAAATGCCATCAAATACTCGCAGAACTATGCTTCAGCCTATCTAATCAATGAAGTTGGTGCAGCCAACGTCGCTGATCTAACGAAGCGTATGGGTGTTAATTCAAATATTCCGAATGAGCTTTCTATCGCTTTAGGTTCTTACGATGCATCATTATATGACATGGTTGGGGCTTATTCCGCATTTGTTAATCAAGGAACTTGGGTAGAACCTACCATGATTTTACGAGTAGAGGATAAGAACGGTGCTCCAATTTATGAGAAAGCACCAAAAGTATTGAAAGCCTTGAACAGCGAAACAGCATACGCTATGGTGGATATGTTGAAGGGTGTTGTTGATGGCGGTACGGGTAACCGATTGAGATGGGATCCAAACTTCGGCGGACTGAAAAACCCAATTGGCGGTAAGACCGGTACGACGAATGATAACTCCGATGCTTGGTTTATTGGTGTTACACCGGATCTGGTTGCGGGAGTATGGACAGGTGCTGAGGATAGAGGCATTAGCTTTAGCAGTATGCAATATGGACAAGGTGCCGCTGCGGCGATGCCGGTATTCGGATTGTTTATGAAACGGGTCTATGCCGACAAGGATCTACACTATACCCAAGAAGACTTTCCAATGCCTCCAGGAGGAATAACGCGCTTTGAGATGAACTGTTCAAACTTCTCTCAATTTTATGGAAATGATCCAGGTAGAACGGAAACTCCGTTGACAGAAGATGATCGACTAGGATTCTAG
- the uvrC gene encoding excinuclease ABC subunit UvrC: protein MMEFDYRKELTKIPHRPGVYQYFDKEGTLIYVGKAKDLKNRVGSYFVNSDQLNSKTRVLVRKINRIAFTIVDTEIDAWLLENSLIKKHQPRYNVMLKDDKTYPWIVIKHERFPRIFWTRRYIKDGSRYFGPYASVGMMHIVLDMIRELFPLRTCNLSLSQENIAKGKFKVCLEYQIGNCKGPCEGYQSEEDYNQNLSDIKDILNGKITVVTNRLKEQMQEAAGRMDFEGAQKFKMKLDKLANYQSKSTVVSSSITNVDVFSIASEDNYAFVNFLKVVNGVIIQTQTLEMKKRLDESDAELLAIAIPEIRSRFRSHSKEIIVPFELDIEGNEDNRFVVPKMGEKRKLLDLSLKNVAYFKKERLLQYEKLNPEVKTERVLKQMQKDLRLPVLPRHIECFDNSNIQGNYPVSAIVVFKDAKPSKKDYRHFNVKTVEGPNDFATMEEAVFRRYRRLLDEDQTLPQLIVIDGGKGQLGAALKSLRLLGIEKQVTVIGIAKRLEELFYPGDQYPLYLDKKSETLKIIQHLRDEAHRFGITFHRNQRSRKTFVSELDNIPGIGKVTVEKLLKTFKSVKKVREASDEDLKKVLNLKQVQALRQYFAVEKD from the coding sequence ATGATGGAATTTGATTACAGGAAAGAATTGACCAAGATACCCCATAGACCGGGGGTTTACCAATACTTTGATAAAGAGGGAACTTTAATCTATGTCGGAAAGGCAAAAGATCTGAAGAATAGAGTGGGCTCTTATTTTGTCAATTCTGATCAGCTGAACAGCAAGACTCGTGTGCTGGTTCGGAAAATCAATCGCATTGCTTTTACCATTGTAGACACGGAGATCGATGCCTGGCTTTTGGAAAATAGCCTGATCAAAAAGCATCAGCCTCGATATAATGTCATGCTGAAAGATGATAAGACCTATCCTTGGATTGTCATCAAACACGAACGCTTCCCTCGCATCTTTTGGACCCGCAGATATATCAAAGACGGGTCACGATATTTCGGTCCCTACGCTTCTGTAGGGATGATGCACATCGTTCTGGATATGATCCGTGAACTCTTCCCTTTACGCACCTGTAACCTGAGTCTTAGCCAGGAGAATATCGCGAAAGGGAAATTTAAGGTATGTCTGGAATATCAGATTGGTAATTGCAAAGGACCCTGTGAGGGCTATCAAAGCGAGGAAGATTACAACCAGAACCTCAGTGATATCAAGGATATTTTGAATGGCAAGATCACTGTGGTGACCAACCGTTTGAAAGAACAGATGCAGGAAGCAGCAGGGCGGATGGATTTTGAAGGCGCGCAGAAGTTTAAGATGAAGCTAGACAAACTTGCCAACTACCAAAGCAAGTCTACCGTTGTAAGTTCCTCGATTACGAATGTGGATGTATTCAGTATTGCCTCGGAGGATAACTATGCCTTTGTCAACTTCTTGAAGGTGGTGAATGGTGTTATTATTCAAACGCAGACGCTGGAAATGAAAAAGCGCCTCGATGAGTCCGATGCTGAGCTATTGGCGATTGCTATCCCCGAAATAAGATCTCGCTTTAGAAGCCATTCTAAGGAGATTATTGTGCCGTTCGAGTTGGACATCGAGGGGAATGAGGATAATCGATTTGTAGTGCCTAAAATGGGCGAGAAGCGAAAGCTACTCGACCTATCGCTCAAGAACGTGGCTTACTTTAAAAAGGAGCGCTTGTTGCAATACGAGAAGCTCAACCCAGAGGTAAAGACAGAACGTGTTTTAAAACAGATGCAGAAAGACCTGCGCCTTCCGGTACTCCCTCGTCATATCGAATGTTTCGATAACTCCAATATTCAAGGTAATTATCCCGTATCGGCGATCGTTGTATTTAAAGATGCTAAACCTTCGAAGAAAGACTATAGGCATTTCAATGTCAAGACAGTGGAAGGCCCCAATGACTTTGCGACGATGGAAGAAGCAGTTTTTAGAAGATACAGAAGACTGTTGGACGAAGACCAAACTTTACCTCAATTAATCGTTATTGATGGTGGAAAGGGACAATTGGGAGCTGCCTTGAAGAGTCTTAGATTGTTGGGAATTGAGAAGCAAGTCACCGTCATTGGTATTGCAAAACGCTTGGAAGAACTGTTTTACCCTGGCGACCAATATCCACTCTACTTAGATAAAAAATCAGAAACCTTAAAGATTATACAGCATTTGCGTGATGAAGCGCATCGCTTCGGTATTACCTTCCACCGTAATCAGCGTAGTCGGAAAACCTTTGTATCCGAACTGGACAATATACCGGGAATAGGGAAGGTGACGGTAGAGAAATTGTTGAAGACCTTCAAATCTGTTAAAAAGGTGAGGGAAGCCTCGGATGAGGATCTAAAAAAAGTGCTCAACCTGAAACAGGTACAAGCACTTCGACAGTATTTTGCAGTAGAAAAGGACTAA
- a CDS encoding MarR family winged helix-turn-helix transcriptional regulator: MDVANMYQDEFYSFLTGRVSTAIGRRLQRNFKQIGLNITAEQWSILYFLWDSEGLSQQDLARLTFRDKPSISRLISNLEKQKLLVRVSGSGDRRTNQIYLTAQGHRIKDKCMAQAEKTISEAMEGVDRDSMRQAQQILEIVFNNLK; encoded by the coding sequence ATGGATGTAGCAAACATGTACCAAGACGAATTCTACTCGTTCTTGACCGGTCGGGTTTCCACCGCAATAGGACGTCGTCTACAGCGTAATTTTAAACAAATAGGTTTAAATATTACCGCCGAGCAATGGAGTATCCTGTATTTCTTGTGGGATTCAGAGGGATTAAGCCAGCAAGATCTTGCACGTCTAACCTTTCGCGACAAACCGAGTATTTCACGCTTGATTTCCAATCTGGAGAAACAGAAATTACTAGTTCGTGTAAGCGGATCGGGGGACCGCAGAACAAATCAGATTTACTTAACTGCACAAGGCCATCGAATTAAAGATAAGTGTATGGCACAAGCAGAAAAAACTATCTCAGAAGCTATGGAGGGTGTCGATAGAGATTCTATGCGACAAGCTCAGCAGATTCTGGAGATAGTTTTTAATAACCTTAAATAA
- a CDS encoding polyprenyl synthetase family protein — MFETHPYSTLVSQYLQERSFPQTPAYLYDPIRYILSLSGKRIRPMLALMGARLFGKENLEEVLPASCAIEYFHNFSLIHDDIMDKAPLRRGEPTVHMQWNDNVAILSGDALLVKAYEELARCPDEKIPALLRIFNQVALEVCEGQQLDMDFENMEAVAEQDYLNMIKLKTSVLLGGALKMGAILSDATEEQQQLIYDFGVNLGIAFQLQDDFLDVYGDPSSFGKQVGGDILCDKKTILRIRTQQLAQGEDREELNKLLFPNQLSDEEKITRMKKLYSSLAVDEYTNQLKEEYMQLAYNQLSAIDVPEANKAELFALADMLMNRVK, encoded by the coding sequence ATGTTCGAAACGCATCCCTATAGCACACTAGTTAGTCAATATCTACAAGAACGCAGTTTTCCACAGACCCCTGCATATCTCTATGATCCCATTCGGTATATCCTTTCGCTTTCCGGAAAGCGTATTCGCCCGATGTTGGCATTGATGGGAGCACGTTTGTTTGGAAAAGAAAACTTAGAAGAAGTATTACCTGCGAGCTGTGCGATAGAATATTTCCATAACTTCTCCCTAATTCATGATGATATTATGGACAAGGCACCTTTGCGAAGAGGAGAGCCGACGGTGCATATGCAATGGAATGATAATGTAGCCATACTTTCTGGCGATGCCCTTTTGGTGAAGGCTTATGAAGAGCTAGCACGTTGTCCGGACGAGAAGATACCTGCATTGCTTCGTATATTTAATCAGGTGGCCTTAGAAGTCTGCGAAGGACAGCAGCTAGATATGGATTTCGAAAACATGGAGGCTGTGGCAGAGCAGGATTATTTGAATATGATCAAGCTCAAAACATCTGTTTTGCTTGGCGGTGCTTTGAAAATGGGCGCTATCCTTTCTGACGCGACGGAAGAGCAGCAGCAATTGATCTATGATTTCGGAGTGAACTTAGGAATTGCTTTCCAACTGCAGGACGATTTTCTGGACGTATATGGTGATCCTTCAAGTTTTGGTAAGCAAGTAGGGGGAGATATCCTTTGCGATAAGAAGACCATCCTACGCATCCGGACACAGCAATTAGCCCAAGGCGAGGACAGAGAAGAATTGAATAAATTACTTTTTCCTAACCAACTTAGTGACGAAGAAAAGATCACACGAATGAAAAAGTTATACAGTAGCCTCGCTGTCGATGAATATACAAATCAGCTAAAGGAAGAATATATGCAATTGGCATACAATCAATTAAGTGCTATTGATGTTCCCGAGGCAAATAAAGCAGAGCTTTTTGCGTTAGCAGATATGCTGATGAACCGTGTTAAGTAA
- a CDS encoding amidohydrolase — MEPLKITIFQAYLFWENVDKNLQNLSLRLSALREKTDLIILPEMFNTGFTTNVEKCAETMSGKTMHWLYETSKKFDCVIAGTLIIEEEGKYFNRFIWMSPDGSYVHYDKRHLFSMANEDKVFTAGQSRVILPLKGWKICPMICYDLRFPIWSRNQNGAYDLLVYTASWPDKRSQHWRALIPARAIENQAFVIGVNRVGHDGNEVYYSGGSMCINPNGDVVYYKPEDEDLYTFTIYPKDLEENRDRFPFLDDQDQFKIL; from the coding sequence ATGGAGCCTTTAAAAATAACAATATTTCAAGCCTATCTTTTTTGGGAAAACGTCGATAAAAACTTGCAGAACCTTTCTTTGCGCCTATCGGCATTAAGAGAAAAGACAGACTTGATCATCCTGCCAGAAATGTTCAACACAGGCTTCACGACCAACGTCGAGAAGTGTGCTGAAACCATGTCGGGCAAAACAATGCACTGGCTTTATGAAACTTCCAAGAAGTTCGACTGTGTAATTGCCGGAACCCTTATTATCGAGGAAGAAGGTAAATATTTTAACCGCTTTATCTGGATGTCGCCAGATGGTAGCTATGTGCATTACGACAAGCGCCACTTGTTCAGCATGGCAAACGAAGATAAAGTATTCACCGCGGGACAATCCCGCGTCATATTGCCATTGAAAGGATGGAAGATCTGCCCGATGATCTGCTATGACCTAAGATTCCCGATCTGGTCGAGAAATCAAAACGGAGCCTACGACTTATTGGTCTATACCGCAAGCTGGCCTGATAAACGATCGCAGCATTGGCGCGCATTAATACCTGCACGTGCCATTGAAAACCAAGCTTTTGTTATTGGTGTCAATCGTGTGGGACATGATGGTAATGAAGTTTATTATTCTGGTGGTTCGATGTGTATCAATCCTAATGGCGATGTCGTGTATTATAAGCCGGAGGATGAGGACTTATATACATTCACCATCTATCCAAAAGATCTGGAGGAAAACAGAGATCGCTTTCCATTCCTCGATGATCAGGATCAGTTCAAAATTCTTTAG
- a CDS encoding FMN-binding glutamate synthase family protein, giving the protein MQVRKLILGTIILINLIIISFGLIFTPRWFWLLLIPFPLLIIALYHSFQTSHAILRNYPLVGYFRYFFESIRPELRQYFWESDTDGRPFNRRQRSLVYQRAKNQRETVAFGMQSDPQAVGNEWAAHSIFPVHIEDHNLRTLVGNSQCKQPYSLSVFNISAMSYGALSRTAITALNKGAALQNFAHNTGEGGISQYHISGGDLIWQVGTGYFGCRDENGFFSPELYREKSTRPYVKMIELKLSQGAKPGHGGILPAAKNTPEVAAIRHVVPGTDVMSPPAHSAFRTPVEMMHFIQQLRELSDGKPVGFKLCIGDKNEFLDICHAMQETQIMPDFISVDGSEGGTGAAPLEFTDNLGMPLYDALAFVTTTLINYGLKKHIKIIVSSRIVTGFDILKVIALGADACYSARGMMFALGCIQALKCNEDVCPVGVATQQPHLYKGLDVQDKYVRVAQFHRNTLRATVEIMEACGFKTLEDVSADKFFRKVDSQNTLSFQDIYFKNTGKLVNNRSDFAPEVFD; this is encoded by the coding sequence ATGCAGGTTAGAAAACTAATTTTAGGGACGATCATCCTTATTAACTTAATCATCATTTCTTTCGGTTTGATTTTCACGCCGAGATGGTTCTGGTTACTATTAATCCCTTTCCCTCTTTTGATTATTGCGTTATATCATAGTTTCCAAACAAGTCACGCGATTCTTCGTAATTATCCATTAGTAGGTTATTTCAGATATTTTTTCGAATCTATCCGCCCAGAGTTGAGACAATACTTCTGGGAGTCTGATACGGACGGACGTCCTTTCAACCGTCGCCAGCGTTCGCTAGTTTATCAGCGCGCAAAAAATCAACGTGAAACCGTAGCATTCGGTATGCAATCCGATCCGCAAGCGGTGGGTAACGAATGGGCGGCACACAGTATTTTCCCGGTGCACATCGAAGATCATAATCTTCGTACATTGGTCGGAAACAGCCAGTGTAAACAACCTTACAGCTTAAGTGTATTCAATATCTCGGCGATGAGTTACGGCGCTTTGAGCCGTACCGCTATCACGGCTTTGAATAAGGGTGCTGCCTTGCAGAACTTCGCACATAATACGGGTGAAGGTGGTATCAGCCAGTACCATATCAGCGGTGGTGATTTGATTTGGCAAGTGGGTACCGGTTATTTCGGATGTCGTGATGAGAATGGTTTCTTTTCGCCAGAGCTTTACCGTGAGAAATCGACAAGACCATATGTAAAGATGATCGAGTTGAAACTATCGCAAGGTGCTAAGCCAGGTCATGGAGGTATCCTTCCTGCGGCTAAGAACACGCCTGAAGTTGCGGCAATTCGTCACGTTGTTCCTGGAACAGACGTGATGTCGCCTCCTGCGCACAGCGCATTCCGCACGCCAGTGGAGATGATGCATTTCATCCAGCAATTGCGTGAACTATCTGATGGCAAGCCGGTAGGTTTCAAATTATGTATCGGTGATAAGAATGAATTTTTAGATATCTGCCATGCGATGCAAGAGACGCAGATTATGCCAGACTTTATCTCGGTTGATGGTTCTGAAGGTGGTACGGGTGCTGCTCCGCTAGAGTTCACGGACAACTTAGGTATGCCGTTATACGATGCTTTAGCTTTCGTGACAACGACACTAATCAACTACGGATTGAAAAAACATATCAAAATTATCGTGTCTAGCCGTATCGTTACAGGATTCGATATCTTGAAAGTTATTGCGTTAGGAGCTGATGCTTGTTACAGCGCGCGTGGAATGATGTTCGCGCTAGGTTGTATTCAAGCGTTGAAATGTAATGAAGACGTATGTCCGGTAGGTGTTGCGACGCAACAGCCACACTTATATAAAGGATTGGATGTACAGGATAAGTATGTTCGTGTGGCTCAGTTCCATAGAAATACCTTGCGTGCAACGGTAGAGATCATGGAAGCATGTGGTTTCAAAACCTTGGAAGATGTATCTGCGGATAAATTTTTCCGTAAGGTGGACAGCCAGAATACATTAAGCTTCCAGGATATTTATTTCAAGAATACAGGAAAATTAGTCAACAACCGAAGCGATTTCGCTCCGGAAGTGTTTGACTAA
- a CDS encoding iron-sulfur cluster assembly protein — MNIIIMDRLGLAPQIQDALATVYDPELKPANILDLGLVYEIITKENKQAKIVMTLTAPGCPVAGEIMNEVQQKVAAIDGIEEALVELTFDPPWTKDMMTEEAKLELGLL; from the coding sequence ATGAACATTATTATCATGGACAGGCTAGGCTTAGCCCCACAAATACAAGATGCTTTAGCAACGGTCTACGACCCGGAATTGAAGCCTGCAAATATTCTGGACTTAGGTTTAGTCTATGAAATCATCACAAAAGAAAATAAGCAAGCGAAGATTGTTATGACTTTAACAGCACCGGGATGTCCGGTTGCCGGAGAAATCATGAATGAAGTGCAACAAAAGGTGGCTGCCATTGATGGCATCGAAGAAGCGCTAGTAGAGCTTACTTTTGATCCACCTTGGACAAAAGATATGATGACCGAAGAAGCGAAACTAGAATTAGGATTGCTTTAG